The genomic DNA ctgctctttaatttgatacctcaattacagaaaatggacaagaaataacaaagttctggttatttgaaataaggcttgattttcaataatttcataaaatgaagaggttttacaggctagcgttcaaactcactcgaaaCTCaatgtatcaaagcaatagctttgatccagctgaggcatggcggcttgtcattgttcaaaactcaccttcacccgacaaaggaaaatataattggtatagtgtcgaaaatctgtctatctgacagtcaatcggatcgggctcagtctagccactaacccgtctctgtggtttATCGTCTGCCAAAAGTTCTTCCTCGTTTTTAACATTTCCATCTTGACTGATGTTCTTGATCTTGTGCATCACTTTATGTCGAAGACGTTTGGGCATCGCCAGGCGCGAGTGTGAGATCCACATGTGAAGGTAATGGTCATACGCGTCCGTGGCAGAATTCCCACAGTCCTCGCACACGTAAATCTTCTTTCGTCGCTTCTTGAACCCAAATGTCATAGCATTCCATGGACCTTGCTGATGTGGGTCTCTAGGCATGCTAGGGAGACGCGTTGGGTGAATGAGCGTTGACAGATGTTGCATTTGTAAGGCTTTACACCTTTTggaacataaaataaataataggaTACAGAGAAGCATCATTCAACTTGATTGAGAAAACACCAAATTGAATGTTACACCAAAAGCAGTTCTGACATGTACTTCATGGTATTGACGTTTGTGAAGGTTTAAATATTATGCCGTTCTTCATTTGaaggcgtcgtggtctagtggttaataCAATTCTTGTCTTTCACCAAGAGGATCGAGGGTTATAATACCATCCATAGTGTATTCCCGTTCAGCAGGAAGTTTAACCACATGTTGCTGCACTCAACACGGTGGGCTTAATGGGTAGCAGGCAGGTTTAATTGATTGACTGCAAATGACTTCAGTAAATGGAGCTAGAGCCTGCATGCACAGTGAGCCATATCGCCGTCTCCTTAATTTTATACTGCATATTCCATATCATTACGACTTCCACCGGTTATTCTTGCAGTATGTCTACTGACATACAATTTATCTTAACATAACCTTCACTTTAGAAAAATTAATAACCAACTGTACCTGTATGAGTGCGGCAGTGCCTTTTTAGATCGAACTTGTCTTGGAATCCCTTCTCACAGGGTCTTTTAATGGTTGTGTTCCGTGGCTTTATATGTCTTGTGTATGCTCTCTCCGTACTAAAGGTGCTGCCGCAGGTACTGCAACTGTGTTTCTGCTTTGACCCATGTAATGTTCTTCGACGAAACTGTACTACATCTTTCCCAGAAGATGGAGAGTCGCGGATGAAGAGTGCTAAGGTAGAAACCCAATCTGCATTGGTCCGTTTCGTTCTCAGAACGAAACGACTATATAAAGCATGAATAAGGAGGAAGAAAGGAGACATTGCTCCTCCTTTATTACCTTTGGCTAATTATCCGAGTTTCTTTAAATTGGTGATTTGTCAGGGGGGACAGAAAGGAGATAAGATGAACAGAGAATTTTCGTTGCTTATTTGTAGGTTTGTTTagttctattttcaatttttggttttgtttttgtttgttttttgcactTTCCTCCCATACTTTAGTTTCAGTTTCCCGAAACCTGAAGTTTTATCAGGCCACAAACCCAGTTTACTTTTGCTTTCTCTGTTGGAGCTTACTGTAGCAGAAGAAAATCAATCGTGCTGCAAGAATCAGAACGCAtgcatacaaaagaaaataaataaataaaaaaaaggaagggaaagaaaaaggaataaaaagtaaaaaaaaaagagaaaagaaggaaactgaagaaaataaaaaggaaaaaaagaaaagagaacacaaacaagaaaaaaaaataacatgaaaggaaaaaaaagaaagaaaataacagagaagaaaaggaaggcaaaacaaaaaaataaaagagagagaaggaaaaaaggagttgataaggaaaaaaatatatgataagctactgaaaatgatcaaaagctgtggcaaaaatagccaatcctgactggttgccaaccaaggaaagaagaagaagaagctaaTTAATGTTGAAAGGGTTGCGGGGTTTCTTTTGGTTGTTGTGGTTTTgtttttgactgattttttttataaatgtgtctggaggaaagactatgctatatttacattttctttaacATTAATAAAATTgttgggtctttgtttttttcattattattttctagtATTTGTCATTTGCTATTTGATATATTTGGGTCTGGAGTAAAAACTACGCTAAACTTCTATGTTATTCAACATTAAGAAGAATTAATTTAGGGATCTTTATTTGGAAGattgtttaaatgttttatataacCTGGACTGGAGAAAAAAGATTGTGACTTTGGAcgatatgaacgcattactatagggttttagtttagAACAGATTCGccgaaaatgaattcaaatttataacatttgtgggtaaagtcattattacatttgtgggctatcaaaaattattacatttatggttaaagggttttagtttttagtttcaAGAAACcgtgtctggagaaaagactatgtttgattctcaatttactcttggcagatatattcacaatacgcgcCGTATAAGTAAAAACGACAACAAAgatattaattccaccagttttaataaACTGGGTCttgagaaaagactaagctcgattctcatttgtattacactggaatatcattttcGTATCCTAAtttggatttatgttataattttggaaataaccgggtctggaaaaagactttggacttatattatatttttttaaacaaccgggtctggaaaaaaggctttggacatattgtataatttttttaaacaagcgggtctggaaaaatgactttggacttatattataatttttgaattaaccgggtctggaaaagaagactttgcacttttatGCTATATGAACGTATTACTATAGGGATTTATTTTAGAATGGAGTCGCCAAAAATCtcttcaaatttattaaatttgtgggtaaagtcattattacatttgtggacgatcaaaagttattaaatttgtggataaagtgttattacatttttgggcgttattacatttgtgggtaaagtgttctTACTTTTGTGgacgttattacatttgtgagtGTAACAGGGGGACCTGTATCAAGGaggctaaatgttctgttgacagGGTGACCCTTATGTCATCAACCTACTTCACCCACTCGATTCCTAACTCACCCATCATGCCCATATTCTCCTGAGttccatgaacacattgcttaGACCCACACGATAAAGTTAAACGTTGCACTAAAGATTGCATTCATGTTCATTCATGcattgaatttcaatttgataagtcatgattgatcattaatttaagACAACTCCCTCAACTTTTCACATTCCAAGGGACTCGCTTctcaaacattgaaaaaaaatggaagtgTAATTCCTACCCAGCCTAATTatcataccctttgtttaagtgggcagtgctcactcaatcataaatagttttccaacattttggtgtcatatgaaagttgactttattagCTTTCCATGTATATGTGTCTCTTTCCCcattgttacattttttttgtttatatttggcggccatttcaaaagtgtatagtttttttttgagACGCACTATATATGACTGCCGATATTTCCTTCCTCGTTCGCAGCAGAACATTCGGGGAATCCTGCGACAACATGAATTATGGGCTGGAAAATGTTCTCCCAGTGCATTATGGGTATCCAGTTTCATTTGCAGACAATATAGTCAAATCGCTTTATTTTACTTAAATGGTCAAAGTATTAAAATGCATCCATTTGTTAGCATTGTTTATATCGAACTTGCATAGATTTCTGAAAGACGTCGAAGGTCTAACACAATTTATACAGACCAACTTCCGGAAGTGAGTCTGACAGCAAGGTCATGAGTCAAAAAGCTCGGAGATTCCCCATCGCCAAAAGGCTGTACTGAACCAAGCACAATTACCATAACAAATCACACTTCTCTGCACATGAGTGCGCAACATCTATTCTTTCTGCTGATCTCAAGTTCACACCTTTTTAAGTAATTTTCAGCGCAAGTGATATATATCAACCATAAAAGGAGATATGGATGATCAACTTGTGAAGAAATGTTTGATTGGATTGATCTCCGTTTCTTTGTTAGGCTGCGTTATAACGGGTAAGTAAAACCCACACATCATACTCTGGTGTACCTGAAGCTAGCTCTCTCTAAACTggtgaaagttcattgacgttGTGTGACCTTTGAACCTAATCATGCGACCAAACCTTTACTTTTATGTTCTGTGTAGGTCCATATACTGTACGTTCAAAGCTATGgtgacatctcaaaaacttGATCTTTGTTAAGATTTTAATATTGACGACGCAGCCTTCCCCATTGTCGTAATCACGTCGTAATAACGGCGCCTATATTTAGTTCCTCCTCTGCTATGCAGTCTAGACAAAGTAAGTTAACCCTGATGTTAAATTGATtctaaaagcagaaaaaaatattggggaaggtatgatgaaaaataacataaatttTAGAAAACAAGTTATCgttattttcttttactttatgacgtcacagacgACCATGTCATCTATTATTTTATGGGACATAAATTCCCcgaattgttttctttttgggggTAAACATATTCAATTCGTGTAGTGCACTTCGCACTCGCACTTCGCGCCTGCATAGCCTATTGGTTGATATACATTTCTTGATATTAGGCTGATATGTATATAGCTTTAAAtaacaagttttgaagtcaatatacgaaacatatttcatctcggacatcaagcttttattttgtttgatttacaaattgattttttaagtgctctgtaaaatgtccgtttatTGGTGTGAATATCATTTGCAGCTTTTTGCGCTGTGCGCTCGCATTCTTTGATTTgctaagtaggcctacatgttgtCTTTGTTTACTCCATAATAttctttatatattatttttgtaacaaactacttaaaatcccccttttatgccatttttttttgtctcacctgcgaagcagagtgagactataggcgccgcttttccgacggcggcggcgtcaacatcaaatcttaacctgaggttaagtttttgaaatgacatcataacttagaaagtatatggacctagttcatgaaacttggccataaggttaatcaagtattactgaatatcctattacagtttcatgtcacatgaccaaggtcaaaggtcatttagggtcaatgaacttagaccatgttggaggaatcaacatcgaaatcttaacctgaggttaagtttttgaaatgtcatcataacttagaaaatgtatggacctagttcatgaaacttggacataaggttaatcaagtatcactaaacatcctgcatgagtttcacgtcacatgaccaaggtcaaaggtcatttagggtcaatgaactttggccgaattggggatatctgttgaattcccatcataactttgaaagtttatggatctgattcatgaaacttggacataatagtaatcaagcatcactgaatattttgcgcaagtttcaggtctcatgagtaaggtcaaaggtcatttagggtcaatgaactttggccgaatcgggggtatctgttgaattaccatcataactttaaaagtttattagtctagttcattaaacttggacatatgagtaatcaaatatcactgaacatcatgtgctagtttcaggtcacatgatcaaggtaaaaggtaatgtaaggtcaatgaactttggccatgttggggtttttgttgaataaccatcatatctctgtaagtttattggtctcgttcataaaaagtggacataagagtaaccatgtatcactgaacatcttgtgcgagttagagtagtattcaaagtcagcactgctgctatattgaaccgcgtgatgcaggtgagacggccagaggcattccacttgttttttttttaaatcgtctcgcgatttgcgctcgcattaatagttaaaaatatattaactcatAAGTCCTATTAAAGATTATAAACGTGCTTAAagtgtccagttttcaggcttCAAATGTCAACAACTATCACtcactcattaggcttattccatttacattaataaatatgacgacaaattttaatgaattcctggTAACTAAATTGTCCCCTTTTCAGaaaggaatatcgacaagtttcatatcgCGCTTAGAAAGAGGAATAGAAAGATAGTCATGATTTTCATATGACAAAATATTCTTATGCCTAGACTGTCCAGATCCttggtcaaaataataataaaaatatcagctctcgcttcgcactcgcatcatttattaagtgctATCCACATACACTTCACAATTTCCCTACACAGTGCGTTAGATAGTGCataaattcacccttttcataccgatgcttaaattcaccctttccatgccggaatatcaaatattttccgcTCGCGGTCAccatattgattttcatgaaaaagaaatgaaatgtattcagaattcCCAGATGCTGTCTAACCCTAAAACGCGCGCACACATGTTTATGAGATACGCAGCttgatctttattcaaaacgtgctgAAAAAGCTAAAATCATTCagtttgtgctcgcattattaatgttgGAAAATGCCGAATTACCcatcttttttcatgatttacaaaaaatgaatagagtgtcccatttttaggcCTGAAATCTCAAatgtttccgctcgcgctcgcacTCGAATGAATTGTTTAGTTTTATACCTAATAtactgggttttttttcaaaaagtgcttagaatgtcaatttttaggtcagaatgtcaaaaaatatatataaaagttGATATTTGTATTGTCTTATGGCTAACCACAAATCGTCCTTAACAGGTCGCTCTTCgatcatacgcatcttgttcaggttcataaatattgcccagaatattcaattttcagaacaacataataataataataataaacagttcttgtatagcgcatatcacaattatgaataatgtctctatgcgcttccaaaggacttggatattattaccccagctgtagcttggctgccgtaattaatatgattacagcgcacacgcatttcaacaTACATgaaattccaaaaaaaaatcagatcgcacTTTATAAATAGGGCTATGGGATTATTACATCTTTTGCATGTTGTTTTACAAGAATacagctaagaagtgactgttaTGACATcggcgttttgccccccccccaaaaaaaaaagtaaataaataaaataaataaataaaaataaaaaaatcacaaccaagaaaatggggagaaaaggaaagggataagtTTGAAATATAGGCCGATAATTTGTCAAGTATTATGTCAAAACAAACTTTGATTTAGTGATTAAAATGtccaaaattttgctcgctcgctcgcaacttcttATCAATTTTACGCGATATGCCGGATCGACCCCCTTCAACatatttggctcattacggtactgagacaaccccttcaaagaaacaaacaaaatcaacttttagtggccgatcggggaaaatatgggtaaaaaaatacagcctcccccccccccctattggccgGAGCTGGATCAGCCTCTGGTAATGGAATAAAGATGAATTGAGTGTGATTTGCCTCTACGTCCTATGCCATTTCGTCAGATAACCGTGTCGTCTAATGCCGTTTGGTTCATACCATTTCGTTCCGATCAATAGTGCGCAACTATTATATTATGACAGCCGATGTTGACTTAATGATTCGTACGTAGAACATCGGGGAATCCCATGACAACATTAATTATGAGCTGGATAACGTACTCCCCAGTGCATTATGGGTATTCAGGTTCATTTGCAGACAATAATAAAATCGctttattttacttaaattGTCAAAGTATTAAAATGCATCCATTTGTTagcattgtttgtattgaacTTGCATAGAGTTCTGAAAGACGTCGAAGGTCTAACACAATAAATTCAGAACAACTTCCGGAAGTGAGTCTGACAGCAAGGTCATGAGTCAAAAAGCTCGGGGATTCCCCATCGCCAACAGGCTGTACTGAACCAAGCACAATTACCATAACAAATCACACTTCTCTGCACATGAGTGCGCAACATCTATTCTTTCTGCTGATTTCAAGGTCACACCTTTTTAAGTAATTTTCTGCGCAAGTGATATATATCAACCACAAAAGGGGATATGGATGAACAACTTGTGAAGAAATATTTGATTGGAATGATCGCCGTTTCTTTGTTAGGCTCCGTTATAACGGGTAAGTAAAACCCACACATCATACTCTGGTGTACCTGAAGCTAgctccccggggggggggggggctgcacgCGACCAAAtatgtggtgggggtgtgccgcgggcgagacgaaaaacgggggccttggagcgggcttattgtaaaaaggagggttctcggaacgggcttcggaacgacaaatgtttgtgaaaacgggggtccttggaacggatcgccaacgtgtgagtgcgtatgcatccctatggaacggtcatacGTGCATGATGCaactagcgcggcctccgccgggggagctctgcggccgcttttcaccaaaatacgACTCATtgaatgcgatcggagcggcgtaacgaaaaatatgcgaagctttggagcggatttccctcttcttttttctcgataagaagaaaatgctatgccttggagcggctttctttgttctttttctcaacaaggcaaaaatgctatgccttggaacggaaatttgagtgtgaaaatgggggtcccctccgcggcacatacccactatgcattatatactgagtgccccccccccgggctagcTCTCTCTCAACTggtgaaagttcattgacgttGTGTGACCTTCGAACTTAATCATGCGACCAAACCTTAGGCAAGACGAtcggtgatacttgataactTGTATGTTCAAGgttcattaactaggtccatatacttcagAGATATGGTGACATCTCAAAAAATTAACCTCTGTTAAAATTTCAGtattgaaattaaaacaaataagttatcgtaattttcttttattttatgacgtcacagacgAAAATTTCATCTTGTATATTCTGGGACATATATtccccaaattttcttttttgtttaaaggTAAAAGTGCTTAATAGATTCTTGCAgtggatacatgtatatcgctAGTAACATCATTTCACGctgtcttttaaaagaaaaattctttatCATGTTCCTTATTTCGTGCTACGGGagagctgctcgcatatgacgtcacagagaCTATTCAGTACGATTTCAAtcgttgatggatttccatgaggttctcacaaataaaataatatggtTTCATTAAAACAGCTTATCGTCATAATGAACTtcttctttaaaggacaagtccaccccaacaaaaacttgatttgaataaaaagagaaaaattcaacaagcataacactgaaaatttcatcaaaatcggatgtaaaataagaaagttttggcattttaaagtttcacttatttttaacaaaatacttatatgaccgagccagttacatccaaatgagagagttgatgacatcactcaatcactatttcttttgtattttattatatgaaatatgaaatattgttgttttctcgtcattgtcatgtgaaatgaagtttcattcctccctgaacaagtggaattccattattttaacattttgtgcttcaggcaaggaggtcccaatcgtcaaattcgtaaaaattgaaatattgtataattcaaacaataaaaaacaaaagaaatagtgagttagtgacatcatcgactctctcatttgaatgttactgg from Lytechinus variegatus isolate NC3 chromosome 8, Lvar_3.0, whole genome shotgun sequence includes the following:
- the LOC121420562 gene encoding LOW QUALITY PROTEIN: transcription factor Ovo-like 2 (The sequence of the model RefSeq protein was modified relative to this genomic sequence to represent the inferred CDS: inserted 1 base in 1 codon), with product MGELGIEWVNRFVLRTKRTNADWVSTLALFIRDSPSSGKDVVQFRRRTLHGSKQKHSCSTCGSTFSTERAYTRHIKPRNTTIKRPCEKGFQDKFDLKRHCRTHTGVKPYKCNICQRSFTQRVSLACLETHISKVHGMXMTFGFKKRRKKIYVCEDCGNSATDAYDHYLHMWISHSRLAMPKRLRHKVMHKIKNISQDGNVKNEEELLADDKPQRRVSG